The genomic window GATCCACGACAATATCGTACAGTTTTgccttataataaaaattgaagatgcATCATTTGGATCATAAAGTATATAAGCCAATGGCTGACTCTcccttttcataaatttttacttaACAGAAAATTGTGGAGGGAAGATGCATATTATGTATAGTGTAAACGTACAGTGTCTGCAAGCAAATCGTACACGCGGCAAAAAGAGCTCCATAGAGCCATTATTAATTTGCAATTGATGTtggattataaaatagaaattgttttaaaattcctCAGCTTtgctacattgtattttttgttggaatatGTCAACAAACAACGACAATGAAGGCAACAGATTCAGATCTTGTCCGTGCCAATCACTCTGTAAAGGAGATTGCAGACATTATAAATTGCTCTGCTGAGCTTGTCTGTAAGGTCAAGAGGCAAGAGCCTCTCCAGGAAGACAGGAATTAGAGGACACAACAAGATTTTTGCTAAAGACTTATTGACTGGTCTGGCCTTTGAAATTAGGAAGGGAAAAAAGAAGTTGGTAAGCCAACTACCTTGTTGGCAACAAGACTCAGAACTTGACTATAAAGCCATTAAAACTCAAGCTTACTGCATGGAAAACCTCACCGATTTCCGGCCTCCCTCAGTGCGGGACCACTCTCCACTGGAATATGGGGCTTTGTGGAAAGTAAGGCCTGCAAAGTCCACCACCGCAACGGTGATTCCCTGAAGGCCTCCGTTGAGAAAAAGTTAATTGATATATCTAATAACTACGTCATCGATGTGTAAAAAGCCTTCAGGCCCAGACTGGAGACCTTGGTGACCGTAGAAGGGGCacattttgtgaaatatttgttggtataattataataaaaacttaattccGATACTATGTACTCGCTGTTCTAGTATGATCATTGCATATATTTGTTAAGATTCAGCAACGATGACCAggggatctttttttttctaatttagttGGCTATAAGAATATACTTTCTTAATACGAAGTGCTAAGGACAAATTGactattactctataactatcTACACAACCTTCATAAATTTCCTGGTAGCAAAGGAAATCTCTTCAAGCTTAAAGTCACCATTGGTTTTATAGCTTTgattagtataaataatattttacttacttGCTCGAGAGCATTCCAAATTTGTACGTCTGTAAATTCATTGAAAGGATCCAAATTTTTCCTTATACTTCCATTGAATAAGATTGGATCCTGAGGgataatggatatttttttacgaaTGTCCAAAAGCCCTACCTTACAAATATCTAGTCCATCTATAAATATCTCTCCTTCTGGCTCTGCTAAACGAAACAGAGCAGAAATTATTGAGGACTTTCCAGCTCCTGTTCGTCCAATGATCCCTATCTGACCagtatatagtatattatttactaattggatcaatgtatacatttataatcaCCTTTTCAAAGGAATTGGTTTTGAAATTGAGACCTTTTAAAACATTGGGCTGATGCTGTGAATACCTCATGCTCACGTTAGAAAATTCAACAACACCTTTATCTGGCCATGAGGGATCTAATTTGATATCAGATTCTAAGCCTTTTTCCTTAGGCAGTTCACCATATTCCAGAACTCGCTCAACGGAAGTCATGAAGTTTTCAACTTCTGCAGACTGTCGAAGACCCCATTGAATCATTCCGGAGAGGGCAAGGGACAAAGTTAGACTCAGTCCAACGTCACCTCCGCTAGCAtctaaagaaaaagttattacttCATATCTACAATGACTTACAAAACATACCTCTataatagaaaatgaataaagataCAAGCGAGGCCGTAAATATAGATAGGAGAATGTCTCCAGAGAACGCAAAAAATCGATTAACAACCAGAAATGAGTAGTAAGAGGACGTGTGGATATCCTTAAACGTAAGATATAGAATGAAGTTACCTTTAAGTAGGGTTGTATTCGAATTAACTCGACTCGACGCAgagttcaaaaatttgaacttgaccataatcaaatttttttatccaaatacaACGCAACTTTTAAGTAATGACTCTATTTAATTACCTGTAGATCATCAAATTCATTGATCAACATATTCTCAATTTTCATTGAGCGAATAGTAGTGAGTCCATCCAGTGAAGATGCCAGCTGAGAAAACACTGGAGATCTTGTTACACCTTCCAATCTTTTTATTGACCTAGAAGCTTTTAAATAGTATCTTCGCACTGTTATCAGTATGATGAGAAGTATGGCTACACCAATAAGGACCAGTGGATTTGTGCttgaaatgagaaaaaatatcccAATAGCTGATAGAAAGGCCTGCATTtatccccaaaaaatataattgtacaagTAGGTATGTATAAATGAGTATAAAGAGAATAAGCATACCCAATTTGTATCAACTACTACCGGAGGTAATAGTTCGTCGATGGAGCCAATGTCTTTGGAAAATCGATTCAAAATACGacctaaaaaagtaaataggTCAAGCAAAGAAAAGTTGTACCCAAGAATACTTTATCCAGGGTGTGACAACGAAATCCAGTGCTTCAGATATCCGGATTTATCCGTCAAATATGATGAAGAAATTGTGCAATGTTGTTGTAgtggttaaatatatttaaaatatttcacttagTAGCTAAACCAACGCCATAGAGTCTACAGCagaagatttcaagcctattaTATTTTCAGAGGGAGCATGCAGGTGCTCTACTGTGATCCCTGATGTACTGCATTTTCCTGGAATGCAATAATTTCGATCGTGCTCTAGTTTTCAGGACCATTGTTATTAAGATCAATAGAGACAACATTGAAACATTTTCTCAATGATTTTATCTGTGCTcagtttttgacaattttatattaatttaatgtagATAGATCAAAACCACCGGATTTCGTTGTTATATCCTGTATATAGAACGCCTACTcttattttccttccttttttttaacaactaaaggccatattttctataaatatgatACCCATGAAATTGGAAAGAATTGAATGGAAAAAATCTGATGATGAATGTCTTGAGgaattggaagaaaaatttatgttCTGATGACATAAATTAGATAGATCCATCaaagaagtaaaattatataaaatattccttgATATAGGTAAATAGTAATCAGCTACATATGTGTCAGCATGTATGATATCATATAAGGATGAGCTCACCTATGGGGTTAACAtcaaaaaaacttgaatatgTAAAGGCGACTCTAAGAAACATTTTATCATGAAGATTTTGAGAGGACTTTAAACAGGAGTTAAAGAGTTGCCTCATACTAATTTGAGCCGAGAGAACAAGTACTAAAATTATTCCAGAGTAGATGGAGCAATAAATGAGATTAAAAAGATCCACTTTGAGCTCTGGAACTATAAATGTGATTGATGAATTTTGATAAGACGTAAAGTAAAAAGAGCCATCATTCAGTGTTCCATTCTGTTCCCTTATATCCGCTGCATTCGTCCTTTAAATTATGGAGagtaattatacaaatattaaatattctaatggCTCTTTAAACTCACCAAAGTCTGAGCCACCAATCACCAAAGACAAATAATGAATGAGTAATTAAACTAAGAGAATAAATGAGAATAAATCCCAGGATCCCATTGGCTGCAGCAAAATATTTGAGGTAAAGCTTGAAGGACACATTTCCTTCTGCCTTGCTTTCACTACGTAAAGaacgatttttatcaaattcttCTTTGGCTTTTATGTCATCGTCGATTTGTTCATCTATATCTGAGTGAATGATCTCTGAAAAATACATTGGGTGGTTCAAGGAAGAAATTGAAGAGGAGGACAAGGAGATAGTGCTTTTTCTATTCTTTGTAGGAGAGGGAGGCTTGTGATGATTCCCAGTgtctatttttttgacaaaggaTCCAAACCCTTGGTTGGATGAGGAGAGCTCTTCATACCGTCCTTGAgctgaaataacaatatacaaTTTACATCTATACatgaatatcaataaataaactttactttCAACGCTTCCATCGGAATTTAAAAGAACGATTTGATCTGCTGTCTTGATGTACTGTATTTGATGTGTGGCAATGATGACTGtcttattcatcaaaaaatgctGAATACATTTCTCTAATAAATGCCGTCCAACATGTGGATCTACTGCGGATAGTGGATCATCAAGGATGTAAATATCTGCCTTTTCATAAACGCAGCGTGCTAAATTGATTCGTGCTTTCTGTCCGCCTGAGAGAGAAATCCCCTTACCTCCGACAAATGTTAGATCTCCATTTGACCATTCTTGTATATCGTGTTCAAGAGCACATGCATTCAAAACATCTTGATAGCGCTTCTCAATGAATGGTTTCCCCATAAGAATATTTTGTCGCACTGTTCCATCAAAAATCCAGGCCTCTTGTGAAGCATAGGATAATTTACCAACAATGTCCATCGAGCCATATTCAAAGGGGAATTCTCCTAGAAGAGCTTGAAGAAGTGTACTTTTACCACTTCCCACAGGTCCAATTATGGCTATCAGCTCTCCAACTTCGACATTTAGGGAGATGTCTTTAAGGGTAAGCTCTGGGCTGGCAAGAGACCATTTCCCTCCAAGATTGTTTAATTTAATCGCTAAGGGTTCATATTTAAGAGATTGATTGTCGTGACAAATTCGACGAGAGCTCCATTCTTCTAAAAGTAAGAATTCCTTAAATAGAGAAAAACATAGGTAAATACATTTTGACGGGAATTTGCAAAAAGACActaacaaaattaagtttttgaatatttatacttttttttttcagctttgAGTCAACGTTTGAACGTTTTGAACGTCGTCATGAATAACATGAATAATCCGGAATAAAATAAACTCACACTCTCAACAAAATTGTatgtcaattttaaatatagatttaaatttcatttgtaatCATCTAATCGTTggaaaatgacaattaaatgtaaaaaactcCGTTTTTTAAGGATTTGCGTTGAAAGGAATTACACCATGATCTTTCATTTGCTTTTAAGTAAAATGAATAATCGGTCTTTAActtccaaagttttttttttttaaatgttcctcttatttgttagatggagttgcactgattaagtgtaaataaacattatagtattacatatactccatctaacctaggtaTCTTTCGGTGAAATCCATAtagataaagtatatttctttctttaggaaTCATCTGGGCGTGAACCTATACATaataagttaaagaaaataacttctcccTAGTGTTTCagttttattctttcattcttgaggagagaacacgttatatgaattgatataagtattgagtagttacggaGAGTAGCAACGATGATTTGTTGGGaaattatcttcaatattattaaagcaaaatttatattttagtcaacGCTTAATTACTCCTGCAATGACAGGTACTATCCCTGGTaatccaatatatttaatttattatgacgGAACTCTTACAAAATTCAGCACTAAACCTCGAACAATTATTAACAAATGAATATTACTGTTAAACTAGGTAGGTATTcgttttttataacaaatacatagatatagaaatattaaatgttgatttacttaattaattgtttaaaataatttagactcatttaaaaacaagaaaaaacacaTCATTGGTTGTGTATAAACACACAATAAAAGCATATGGTTTACAACTTTACCCATACATCATATTTCTATCTTGAAGTTGGAGAGAACGCAAGCAGAAAGCTGAAATTCAATAAtcccaaactttttatttgaaagaactgATTTAATCGAAGCCAAATGTTTGTTATTGTTGGTTGGTTGTGAGTTCGTCTCTTATTTAGCATGTGATCATTATCCCTGGAATAATGGTAGATACATGttccttaaataataaaatgtgatcTTATCTAGGCTCATCCTTCAGTTTACGGATTGACTCTGAGTCTTCTCCCCTTGATACTGTGTAAGAGACGAACTCACAACCTCCTTCACAAAAGAAGACCTATCATCTACTTTTATGATTCTCCAAACGGTTACTTTTCTGAATTTCCAGAAAGAGTCGATAATGATAATATCTATCCTTGACCTACCCTTGATAATATTAtctgcctgttttatgattttgaaaggGAAACATGAGTTACTACTATAAGGAGGAAGCCCTTCTACATCTATAGTAACATTAGAGCAGggtaaatataacaattatattaaattcatctagatttattttattatacatttttatatcaatttacaccaaagataggggagaattattttttagaatgagATGTTAACACCTCTacgaccgattaaataatgaacaacaaAGAGGAAAGAGCACaggcaacaaccgtttttccttttcttatttataaacttagttttttcattacaaaaatggcatccttAAATATGTGCAATATGAGGGGAAAATAAACTCAAACCCCACTACGTATCGacttactccgatatcgatcctcaaatctactccgagttcaacaaggacttacacttacaGCTCTGccacaaatcctcagggttacttttcgtctttcacgcactagAGATTACGTTATggttatatgttctctcttcaataataaaatcataatcGGCAAgacttttctttctttgaatTTGTCTAAACAACGTCGTCTACTTTgtctattttattgatttgtagaCGTAATTTTGTCTCCAATAATGAGCTCAATAAgtccataataataattatatggaaTCGGCTTTACTGCCCTATGCAATACCGATTCAAATGCATCAGTACATACCTACTTTTAACTTTTCTGcgagatattatttaaaaattgattttaatggtTTTAAAAGAAAGCATTTAAAGAAATggagatttttttgtaataattataccCTCAGTTTCTTATTATTTCCGCTGttatcatttgaataattaatttatatgctattataaattgatatatttgacaaaaattcaaaacttaatcattgaagaaaaatgttaaaaattgtaaactaaGGGATCTATTGTAATCAGTGATTTATAGAAAGTGATGCTAATCGGGGGGAAAAAGTGAGAAAATCAACATGGGTACACTgacaatttggaaaatgttttgaaggggAGCAGCTAAGGTATCATGACGtctcattagatcagctacaaacagctgtaaCAAAGGAGAAGGAAATGAACCAGAACTTAGGCAAGAATCACTCCaccgtcgatcctcaattcttcccTCAGACCAACAAgaatttactattataactccgcaacaatcCTTGAAGgttattcttattcttttacTAGCACACGAAAATGTTCAATCACAACAGCTTAGAAAATTAACAACTCTTCAGTTTTcccactcaaaaaaatataaaaaaaccggaccagctaatataaaaaaaaacagtctattttcattactatttgtatttatgatcacccctcttttcttttcctttaatATGACGCACTCAGCTTTAGCCTCACATACATAAGACTCGACTTGAACCATAAGTACTTTTTCCCACctctcataataaataatacatgtaataaaaatatttgattatgacTCAGCTTGAATAAGTGCGTTTTTTACTAAGATATTCTATAAATTCTTCCCTTGTTATCACGCAAAgttgtgaacttttttttatatttttatcggCGTATCCTCTTTCAGCCAAGAACCCTTCAGTAAAAATTAGCCCTAAGTAGgctaaaaaaaagcaatataaagaaacaaaaagtgCACCGTGGATTATTCATTGGATGGATACCTAATGcctacataattagcattttaaCTGCATTTTATAAACATCCTTATTTATGCTGGTACATGTTCAAATCAAGATTGCATTGACACAATTAGCATTCATTGAAGTACTCTTTACTTTAATGCGTGATAAAGTCTGTATAACTTTATGTTATTTCGTTACATAATATTTACCCTATATTGATTTGTACCCCAAAACTTGCGGTAGCATTAAATTACGAGGGTTAAAACGACAGCCGAAACAGAAATAAACAAGTTTGCTTTTATCCCATGTATCTAACTGTAAAAATGTCGTACCATCAACCAAAAGACGTATTGAGTGTACTTGAGTTTActatttgaattagtttagtcAACATTGAAGTATCTTTCATGTACGAGGGcagtttgttattattcttaatttagatctaattagagtatttattattattcttataaaaattgttgaatgtTGATTAATTAACGATCACTTCCCAAGaggatttatattatttatcaaagacTGCTCTATTGGACAGTTTTACGTTTAATTCAAATGCACCCTTAAAATTTATGAAGGGACTCACGGGAACGTCAAAGTTTTAAAGCGGTTAACTCACTAAATTTGAGTTATAGAACATGAGGCTCTCATACCACAGGTCATGTACAAAGTTCTATTTTACATAAACGCATGAAGAATTTTCCCACAAAGTCGAGGAATCGCCTTACCAACGACCTcgctgtggctcctaggaccatcaggacgGCTATAAAACACAACTTCGGATTAGTTTATTTCACAAGGACCCCAAACCACCTTTTGACAGAGAGTGTAAAAGCTAGGAGCCTCAAGAGGTGCAAGAAAACCCTCAAATGggtcaaatatgaaaaatttctcGTACAAGAAGAtgttcacagttgatcaattccactgCCACCAAAAGGACCTCTGGCttgtggggaaaaaaagagGTTCAAAGAGCTTTACACTCCAAATATACGGCCCAAACAATCGTCCTCGGCGTTGTggtctctgatggaaagaagatacaTCCCccctttttcaaggctggacagaaaattggcctactataaggtgcttaggtacaccatcttgccattgCTAAAGACTAGCTACCCGaagggtaactacgtgtggactcaggatGGCtacccctctcacacgtccaccaagtgccaaaagttctgtgTATATAACATGGGTAGGTTCTAGTCCAAAGATATATGGACCCTTTCCTCAGCACATTTGACCCCACTGAACTTTTCCatgtggggcactttggagaaggaaaccaacaggaccttaCACCTAAATATGGACTcgctgaagtcctccatagtgtgTACATGGGACAttttgtcagaggagtttgtcatcaactgcTGCATGTCCTTCAAGTGACGTGTAAAAGCTGTGATTTATAATGGAGGttgccatattgagtgaaaaaagttttgcaaaaaccttgtctacattttttgtaaccatccttttttgtctattattgaaactataaaattattgatgtatttctaaatccatcttccgagtccacgttttgctgccctaccctgtatattggCCCCAAAATGaccccttttaaataaaatctgtcattttatcttttt from Lepeophtheirus salmonis chromosome 1, UVic_Lsal_1.4, whole genome shotgun sequence includes these protein-coding regions:
- the LOC121124151 gene encoding ATP-binding cassette sub-family C member 4 isoform X2; protein product: MDFQRKYYQESNPKDSVNPIANALFLWTLPFVRRGQRTNLGPDDLFRVLPSDESKGLSDRLEREWKKETIKKKTSNFYKPSLLKAMLRTFGPQSLLSLIIVLFEECVFRILQPYAVFNIISCFTNPKSSDTELYIWGYVLILSGICFVLFDQRYWYRSLKTGMQIRIAASALIYRKALTLSKRSLGLSSVGQMVNLLSNDVNRFDNSTVFLQYLWVAPLQFTIVLFVTIYHVGSVTILGGFILIFFIFIQTRMINIFSKLRSKTAEKTDSRIQIMSEILNGIKVIKMYAWESSFVQLVNSVRKNEMDVIRRSASYKSFNYAFFSTSSRLVLLPIFFMILIFGGVVNSQNIFLVFGLFETLKLPVTHFFPSAIATSSEAYISLRRIQEFLLLEEWSSRRICHDNQSLKYEPLAIKLNNLGGKWSLASPELTLKDISLNVEVGELIAIIGPVGSGKSTLLQALLGEFPFEYGSMDIVGKLSYASQEAWIFDGTVRQNILMGKPFIEKRYQDVLNACALEHDIQEWSNGDLTFVGGKGISLSGGQKARINLARCVYEKADIYILDDPLSAVDPHVGRHLLEKCIQHFLMNKTVIIATHQIQYIKTADQIVLLNSDGSVETQGRYEELSSSNQGFGSFVKKIDTGNHHKPPSPTKNRKSTISLSSSSISSLNHPMYFSEIIHSDIDEQIDDDIKAKEEFDKNRSLRSESKAEGNVSFKLYLKYFAAANGILGFILIYSLSLITHSLFVFGDWWLRLWTNAADIREQNGTLNDGSFYFTSYQNSSITFIVPELKVDLFNLIYCSIYSGIILVLVLSAQISRILNRFSKDIGSIDELLPPVVVDTNWAFLSAIGIFFLISSTNPLVLIGVAILLIILITVRRYYLKASRSIKRLEGVTRSPVFSQLASSLDGLTTIRSMKIENMLINEFDDLQDIHTSSYYSFLVVNRFFAFSGDILLSIFTASLVSLFIFYYRDASGGDVGLSLTLSLALSGMIQWGLRQSAEVENFMTSVERVLEYGELPKEKGLESDIKLDPSWPDKGVVEFSNVSMRYSQHQPNVLKGLNFKTNSFEKIGIIGRTGAGKSSIISALFRLAEPEGEIFIDGLDICKVGLLDIRKKISIIPQDPILFNGSIRKNLDPFNEFTDVQIWNALEQAKLYDIVVDLGHGLDSVVLEFGSNFSVGQRQLFCLARAILRRNKVLIMDEATANVDPFTDSLIQEAIRKEFKDCTVFTIAHRLYTVMDSDRMLVLQNGEIEEFGTPKDLLKDPNNLLSRMVAQSEPNTAHTLRYLASGIIDSIEESQLEENISV
- the LOC121124151 gene encoding ATP-binding cassette sub-family C member 4 isoform X1, with product MDFQRKYYQESNPKDSVNPIANALFLWTLPFVRRGQRTNLGPDDLFRVLPSDESKGLSDRLEREWKKETIKKKTSNFYKPSLLKAMLRTFGPQSLLSLIIVLFEECVFRILQPYAVFNIISCFTNPKSSDTELYIWGYVLILSGICFVLFDQRYWYRSLKTGMQIRIAASALIYRKALTLSKRSLGLSSVGQMVNLLSNDVNRFDNSTVFLQYLWVAPLQFTIVLFVTIYHVGSVTILGGFILIFFIFIQTRMINIFSKLRSKTAEKTDSRIQIMSEILNGIKVIKMYAWESSFVQLVNSVRKNEMDVIRRSASYKSFNYAFFSTSSRLVLLPIFFMILIFGGVVNSQNIFLVFGLFETLKLPVTHFFPSAIATSSEAYISLRRIQEFLLLEEWSSRRICHDNQSLKYEPLAIKLNNLGGKWSLASPELTLKDISLNVEVGELIAIIGPVGSGKSTLLQALLGEFPFEYGSMDIVGKLSYASQEAWIFDGTVRQNILMGKPFIEKRYQDVLNACALEHDIQEWSNGDLTFVGGKGISLSGGQKARINLARCVYEKADIYILDDPLSAVDPHVGRHLLEKCIQHFLMNKTVIIATHQIQYIKTADQIVLLNSDGSVETQGRYEELSSSNQGFGSFVKKIDTGNHHKPPSPTKNRKSTISLSSSSISSLNHPMYFSEIIHSDIDEQIDDDIKAKEEFDKNRSLRSESKAEGNVSFKLYLKYFAAANGILGFILIYSLSLITHSLFVFGDWWLRLWTNAADIREQNGTLNDGSFYFTSYQNSSITFIVPELKVDLFNLIYCSIYSGIILVLVLSAQISMRQLFNSCLKSSQNLHDKMFLRVAFTYSSFFDVNPIGRILNRFSKDIGSIDELLPPVVVDTNWAFLSAIGIFFLISSTNPLVLIGVAILLIILITVRRYYLKASRSIKRLEGVTRSPVFSQLASSLDGLTTIRSMKIENMLINEFDDLQDIHTSSYYSFLVVNRFFAFSGDILLSIFTASLVSLFIFYYRDASGGDVGLSLTLSLALSGMIQWGLRQSAEVENFMTSVERVLEYGELPKEKGLESDIKLDPSWPDKGVVEFSNVSMRYSQHQPNVLKGLNFKTNSFEKIGIIGRTGAGKSSIISALFRLAEPEGEIFIDGLDICKVGLLDIRKKISIIPQDPILFNGSIRKNLDPFNEFTDVQIWNALEQAKLYDIVVDLGHGLDSVVLEFGSNFSVGQRQLFCLARAILRRNKVLIMDEATANVDPFTDSLIQEAIRKEFKDCTVFTIAHRLYTVMDSDRMLVLQNGEIEEFGTPKDLLKDPNNLLSRMVAQSEPNTAHTLRYLASGIIDSIEESQLEENISV